From Acidobacteriota bacterium, the proteins below share one genomic window:
- a CDS encoding S8 family serine peptidase encodes MKLHEHEMRKRWNTFFLFALVIVLSGTLFLLSTYSKPAKRESRDGNATGSIIGDSPGERKRDWRERRGSNVKEPDGSLPDISFLAKESRLDSHVSSIMDRFMKAGKEEALKEASSRGFKEEEGLIKMVIEVESGQESEIMEKVKELGGRVPKFHGNKLQAYIPPEALEELSNAVGVKRIRRPMTPVPLSIRSQGVSRSGADQWQNLNINYLKLNRPVKVGILDIGFYGYDYLLGSELPSTVTTYSTSGDITGGGEYHGTACAEIVHDMAPEASLYLVNFADDVEFPEAVDYLISQKVDVISHSIGWFNAGPGDGTGPICQEVDRAASAGIVWVTAAGNQADSHWEGNFADQNSNDWNEFYGTDELYRIYLYSGYPFGIGILLNWDDWAVSGSHYVSSQDYDLYLYNRNGVRVAYSVDEQSGLQDQTPTEAIYYIPPTSDYYYLAINRYSATRSVKLELFFIGYFSDTEYVVPQGSLVIPADSRNALAVGAAYWWGNMPLEPFSSWGPTHDGRTKPDLCGYDGVDTWAYGLWDDGYGFYGTSAAAPHVAGAVALLKSKLGSYSLSQIVNIIKSRAKDMEDVGLDNKSGNGRLNLLKK; translated from the coding sequence ATGAAACTGCACGAACATGAAATGCGGAAAAGATGGAATACTTTTTTCCTGTTTGCTCTCGTCATCGTTTTATCTGGCACTCTCTTCCTTTTATCGACCTATAGCAAACCTGCCAAAAGAGAATCGAGGGATGGAAACGCGACAGGAAGCATCATAGGGGACAGCCCCGGGGAACGGAAGCGGGACTGGCGGGAAAGACGAGGATCCAATGTAAAAGAACCCGATGGATCGCTTCCTGATATCTCCTTCCTGGCGAAAGAATCAAGGCTGGACTCCCATGTTAGTTCGATCATGGATAGATTCATGAAAGCAGGTAAAGAAGAGGCTTTGAAGGAAGCATCCTCGCGCGGCTTCAAGGAGGAGGAAGGATTGATAAAAATGGTCATCGAGGTTGAAAGCGGGCAGGAATCTGAGATCATGGAAAAAGTGAAGGAGCTGGGAGGGAGAGTTCCTAAATTTCATGGGAACAAACTGCAAGCCTATATCCCGCCGGAAGCCCTTGAAGAGCTCTCAAATGCCGTCGGAGTGAAGCGAATCAGAAGACCTATGACACCGGTACCGCTTTCTATCAGGAGCCAGGGAGTCTCCAGGAGTGGCGCTGACCAGTGGCAGAACCTTAATATCAACTACTTGAAATTGAACAGACCAGTGAAAGTGGGTATTCTGGACATCGGCTTTTATGGCTATGATTACCTTCTTGGATCGGAACTCCCGTCGACTGTCACGACCTACAGCACATCGGGTGATATAACGGGCGGCGGTGAATACCATGGAACGGCCTGCGCCGAGATCGTCCATGACATGGCGCCGGAAGCCAGCCTGTATCTCGTCAATTTTGCCGATGACGTCGAATTCCCGGAGGCCGTCGATTATCTGATATCGCAAAAGGTTGACGTCATCTCTCATTCCATAGGCTGGTTCAACGCAGGTCCGGGAGATGGTACCGGTCCCATCTGTCAGGAGGTTGATCGCGCTGCCAGTGCTGGGATTGTATGGGTCACCGCAGCGGGAAATCAGGCAGACAGCCACTGGGAAGGGAACTTTGCCGATCAGAACTCCAACGACTGGAATGAATTTTACGGTACGGATGAGTTGTATCGGATCTATCTCTATTCTGGATATCCCTTCGGGATCGGGATTCTCCTCAACTGGGACGACTGGGCCGTATCTGGCTCCCATTATGTATCCAGCCAGGACTACGATCTCTATCTTTATAATAGAAACGGTGTTCGCGTGGCTTATTCGGTTGATGAGCAGAGTGGACTCCAGGATCAGACTCCCACAGAGGCTATCTATTACATTCCCCCGACCTCGGATTACTACTATCTGGCAATCAACAGATATAGCGCCACGAGGAGCGTAAAACTGGAGCTTTTCTTCATCGGCTATTTCAGCGATACGGAGTACGTCGTGCCACAGGGGAGCCTGGTAATACCGGCCGATTCCAGGAATGCTCTGGCGGTCGGCGCAGCCTACTGGTGGGGCAACATGCCTCTCGAGCCCTTTAGTTCATGGGGACCGACCCACGATGGGCGAACGAAACCGGATCTCTGCGGTTACGATGGTGTGGATACATGGGCCTATGGCTTATGGGATGATGGATATGGATTCTACGGAACGTCTGCGGCGGCCCCTCACGTTGCAGGTGCCGTAGCGCTTCTTAAATCAAAATTAGGTTCCTACAGCCTTTCCCAGATCGTGAATATCATTAAGTCACGAGCCAAGGACATGGAAGATGTCGGACTGGATAACAAATCGGGCAATGGAAGGTTGAATCTTCTTAAGAAATAG
- a CDS encoding sigma-70 family RNA polymerase sigma factor — protein MTHLEKKESETVLAPSLSLSDEEIVKRVLRGEKELFAELLSRHKKGIFNYILRMAGHYDIAVDLTQDVFMKIYLALDKFNHNHKFSTWMFSIASNLTIDYLRKKKAPPISYESTPSGDRDCLKNRLKSGFSSPLDEMKKSELKEKIQESIIHLEPEYREVIVLRHLRGLSYEEICMVTGLPLGTVKNRIFRARQMLKEDLNSYLMPEGG, from the coding sequence ATGACTCATTTAGAGAAAAAAGAATCAGAAACAGTCCTGGCTCCCTCATTATCATTGTCTGATGAGGAGATAGTAAAAAGAGTCCTCAGGGGGGAAAAAGAGCTTTTTGCTGAACTCCTTAGCCGACATAAAAAGGGAATTTTCAACTACATCCTGAGGATGGCCGGCCATTACGACATCGCAGTCGATCTGACGCAGGACGTCTTCATGAAGATCTATCTTGCCCTGGATAAATTCAACCACAATCATAAGTTCAGCACCTGGATGTTCAGCATCGCATCCAATCTCACAATCGATTACCTGAGGAAAAAGAAGGCCCCGCCTATCTCTTATGAATCAACGCCGAGCGGCGACCGGGACTGTCTTAAAAATAGATTGAAGAGCGGCTTCTCCTCGCCTCTCGACGAAATGAAGAAGAGCGAACTCAAGGAGAAGATCCAAGAATCAATAATCCACCTGGAGCCCGAGTATCGTGAGGTCATTGTTCTGAGACATCTCAGGGGATTGTCTTACGAGGAGATCTGCATGGTCACGGGGCTGCCTCTGGGAACGGTCAAAAACAGGATCTTCCGGGCAAGGCAGATGCTGAAGGAAGATCTGAACTCCTATCTCATGCCGGAGGGTGGCTGA
- the pssA gene encoding CDP-diacylglycerol--serine O-phosphatidyltransferase, with the protein MQERLFQEGKTPRSKRREKLRRGIYLLPSLFTITNLFLGFYSIILSMNGEFEISAIMVFLAGVLDFLDGRVARMMRSTSEFGVEFDSLADLVSCGLAPAFLIYLWGLAPLGRIGWLVAFLYVIGSAMRLARFNIQRFAEHRRYFIGIPVPAAAYLTASCVYLFADPVKSRTPALFLSAYIMLITVLMISRIKYRSFKDIDLRSRKSYIYIFFIAFIFVAIAVEPKYAIFAFSVAYLASGVIPVAFAYLRKACSVLIERNIASSAREKNGDYAEKEV; encoded by the coding sequence ATGCAGGAACGGTTGTTCCAGGAAGGCAAGACTCCAAGATCCAAAAGGAGGGAAAAGCTTAGAAGAGGCATCTATCTCTTGCCGAGCCTGTTCACAATCACAAACCTCTTCCTCGGGTTCTATTCCATCATCCTCTCCATGAATGGGGAATTTGAAATTTCAGCCATCATGGTCTTCCTGGCAGGTGTCCTCGATTTCCTTGACGGGCGTGTGGCCCGGATGATGCGGAGCACCAGTGAGTTCGGAGTGGAGTTTGATTCCCTGGCAGATCTCGTATCATGTGGCCTGGCGCCTGCCTTTCTCATCTACCTATGGGGATTAGCTCCTCTAGGAAGGATCGGATGGTTGGTAGCTTTCCTCTACGTTATCGGCTCCGCCATGAGACTCGCCAGGTTCAACATTCAGAGATTTGCCGAGCACAGGAGATATTTCATCGGGATACCGGTTCCAGCAGCTGCCTACCTCACGGCTTCCTGTGTTTACCTCTTCGCGGATCCGGTAAAGAGCAGGACGCCGGCCCTCTTTCTGAGCGCATATATCATGCTTATCACCGTCCTCATGATAAGCCGGATCAAATATCGCAGCTTCAAGGACATCGATCTTAGAAGCAGGAAATCTTACATCTATATCTTTTTCATCGCTTTCATATTTGTGGCCATTGCCGTGGAACCGAAGTATGCAATCTTCGCCTTCTCTGTGGCATATCTCGCCTCAGGAGTCATACCCGTAGCCTTCGCCTATCTGAGGAAGGCATGCTCCGTTCTGATAGAAAGGAATATAGCCAGCTCGGCTCGTGAGAAAAATGGAGACTACGCAGAAAAAGAAGTTTAA
- a CDS encoding diguanylate cyclase — MNAGEPLPKLRSNIIELLDRTELDSATMLKKLRELKEKHKVQIFSNVLLILTHLNFNESNAEIHFSRILEHRNEMQKKLERDIGLRVAALDYFLNIEKKLDNPKVVELSVFEETEKSALTDWLTGLHNQRFFRICLQKEFHRARRYKFPLSLLFLDIDNFKDLNDTYGHLFGDMILKEVSKILRRVIRDSDFLFRCGGEEFAVILPETARMGAYIVSERVRKGIEEYFKKKEVGKKRVGVTVSGGISVFPDDALADIEIIKKADQALYNAKATGKNRISVFYMERRSFIRFDISGGDLQVKIVSADGRMGREVLCAKNLSKSGILFEASEPYRVGEEVRIVIKVIKSKKRVEIIGRVIRLEEISYSDGSKGYDVGVAFLSGSEAEQEDLIAIFTRSKFGLSLPSEKNGEKKR, encoded by the coding sequence ATGAACGCAGGTGAGCCACTTCCGAAATTGAGGAGTAATATAATCGAGCTACTGGACAGGACTGAGCTTGATTCTGCGACTATGCTGAAAAAGCTCAGGGAGCTCAAAGAGAAGCACAAAGTTCAGATCTTCTCAAATGTCCTCTTGATCCTCACGCACCTTAACTTCAATGAATCCAATGCGGAGATCCATTTCTCCAGGATCCTGGAACATCGCAACGAGATGCAGAAAAAACTGGAGAGGGACATTGGATTGAGAGTGGCGGCCCTCGACTACTTTCTCAATATCGAAAAGAAACTCGACAATCCCAAGGTCGTTGAACTCTCCGTCTTCGAGGAGACGGAGAAATCCGCCCTGACGGACTGGCTAACCGGCCTTCACAATCAGAGATTCTTCAGGATATGCCTTCAAAAGGAGTTTCACCGGGCGAGAAGATACAAGTTTCCCCTTAGCCTCCTCTTTCTAGACATCGATAACTTTAAGGATCTGAACGACACGTACGGGCACCTTTTTGGAGACATGATCCTTAAAGAGGTCTCCAAGATACTGAGGCGAGTAATCAGGGATTCCGATTTCCTCTTCAGGTGCGGCGGCGAGGAGTTCGCTGTCATTCTGCCCGAGACGGCGAGAATGGGTGCCTACATCGTCTCGGAAAGGGTCAGAAAAGGGATTGAAGAGTATTTCAAGAAGAAGGAAGTGGGAAAGAAGAGAGTAGGTGTGACGGTGAGCGGTGGGATCTCCGTGTTTCCAGACGATGCGCTTGCCGACATCGAGATCATCAAGAAGGCGGATCAGGCGCTGTACAATGCTAAGGCCACGGGAAAGAACAGGATCTCCGTTTTCTACATGGAGAGGAGGAGTTTTATCCGGTTCGATATTTCCGGTGGTGATCTTCAAGTCAAGATTGTCAGTGCCGATGGCAGGATGGGAAGAGAGGTACTCTGCGCGAAGAATCTAAGCAAGAGCGGGATCCTCTTTGAAGCCTCCGAACCATACAGAGTTGGGGAGGAGGTACGGATTGTCATCAAGGTAATCAAGAGCAAGAAAAGGGTAGAGATCATCGGAAGAGTGATACGGCTGGAAGAGATCAGCTATTCCGATGGAAGCAAGGGATACGACGTAGGAGTCGCCTTCCTATCCGGATCGGAAGCAGAGCAGGAAGATCTCATTGCCATCTTTACCCGCTCTAAGTTCGGACTAAGCCTGCCCTCGGAAAAGAATGGAGAGAAAAAGAGATAG
- the tsaB gene encoding tRNA (adenosine(37)-N6)-threonylcarbamoyltransferase complex dimerization subunit type 1 TsaB, with translation MKVLGIDTATWAGSIAVADDILLLGEIGIQATVTHADRLMSCIDFLLKNLRIAPEELDGIAVSAGPGSFTGLRIGMGTAKGLSLATKKPVVGVSTLHAMARSIHCNGFLSPLLDAGRGEIYGCCYRREGNRLVEVCPEMVDDPVRFLKKISVPELFLFGTGADKFRKEIEEIGLSRFRFLPFHHFIASSVAIMGLEILKEGRTVKLTPNYIRRSNAELQRENRIKDR, from the coding sequence ATGAAAGTACTTGGAATTGATACGGCAACCTGGGCCGGAAGCATCGCAGTTGCAGATGACATATTGCTGCTGGGAGAGATCGGGATACAGGCGACGGTGACCCATGCGGACCGTCTGATGAGCTGCATCGATTTTCTGCTGAAGAACCTTCGAATCGCTCCTGAAGAACTAGATGGTATAGCCGTTTCTGCAGGCCCGGGTTCGTTCACAGGTCTCAGGATCGGGATGGGCACAGCCAAGGGACTATCCCTCGCCACGAAAAAACCTGTGGTGGGAGTTTCCACGCTCCATGCTATGGCAAGATCGATCCATTGTAACGGATTTCTATCTCCGCTCCTTGATGCTGGCAGGGGGGAAATCTATGGATGTTGTTATCGCCGGGAGGGTAACCGTTTGGTGGAGGTCTGTCCGGAGATGGTAGATGACCCGGTACGCTTTCTGAAAAAGATTTCCGTACCGGAGCTATTCCTGTTTGGTACAGGAGCCGATAAATTCAGAAAAGAGATCGAAGAGATCGGTCTCAGTCGCTTCAGGTTCTTGCCGTTTCACCATTTCATCGCCTCTTCTGTTGCAATAATGGGCTTGGAGATCTTGAAGGAAGGAAGGACAGTGAAGTTAACACCTAACTACATTAGAAGATCCAATGCAGAACTCCAGAGAGAAAACAGAATCAAAGATCGCTAG
- a CDS encoding phosphatidylserine decarboxylase: MAFSVAKEGFWVSAGTVTLSSLLLATWFNWLGIVIFFFFLFELFFFRDPDRESKKMEEGNILSPADGTIISIEDGKISIFMSLFDVHINRAPAAGEVEDVIYQRGGFKVAFHEKAPLENERNTVILKSRAGTLSLTQVAGVVARRIVCNVRKGDRLRAGDRIGMIKFGSRVDLQLPIDAKMNVSRGDRVKAGLCSIATVERKERS; this comes from the coding sequence ATGGCTTTCTCGGTAGCAAAAGAAGGGTTCTGGGTCTCTGCGGGAACAGTGACTCTGTCCTCTCTATTACTGGCGACATGGTTCAACTGGCTCGGTATTGTGATCTTCTTCTTCTTTCTCTTTGAGCTTTTCTTTTTCAGGGATCCTGATCGGGAATCGAAGAAGATGGAAGAAGGGAACATCCTCTCGCCCGCAGATGGGACCATCATAAGCATAGAAGACGGCAAAATCTCAATCTTTATGTCTCTCTTCGACGTCCATATCAACCGCGCTCCTGCTGCCGGAGAAGTCGAAGACGTCATCTACCAGCGTGGAGGGTTCAAAGTCGCTTTTCATGAAAAAGCTCCACTTGAGAACGAGCGGAACACGGTCATTCTGAAAAGCCGGGCAGGAACTCTCTCGCTCACGCAGGTCGCGGGAGTCGTGGCGAGGAGAATCGTATGCAATGTCCGAAAGGGAGATAGGCTTAGAGCAGGGGATAGGATCGGCATGATCAAGTTCGGTTCGAGGGTCGACCTGCAATTGCCAATCGATGCTAAAATGAATGTAAGCAGAGGCGACAGAGTGAAGGCGGGTCTTTGCAGCATTGCGACGGTGGAAAGAAAGGAGAGATCGTAG
- the ftcD gene encoding glutamate formimidoyltransferase, with product MKRIIESVPNFSEGIREDVIRDIVDPIKDIPDVRILDLSSDKDHNRSVLTMAGNEGGLSKAVDLLFSQAIKHIDLTKHKGEHPRMGAIDVLPFIPIRNVTMEECVEFSKKIGQQIASKFGIPVYLYEKSATLPERENLANIRKGQFEGFFEKIRLPEWKPDFGFAEVHPTAGVVAVGAREFLIAFNINLGTDNIETASKISKAIRHSSGGLRFVKAMGVMLEERKVAQVSINLTDFRKTSIFRVFEMVRQEASRYGVNVIGSEIVGLIPNDALLDVAEYYLRIENFSYSTVLENRLAEVE from the coding sequence TTGAAAAGGATCATTGAATCTGTTCCAAATTTCAGCGAGGGGATAAGAGAGGATGTCATCCGAGACATCGTGGACCCAATAAAAGATATCCCTGATGTCAGGATCCTTGATCTCTCCTCCGATAAGGACCATAACCGCTCCGTCCTCACGATGGCCGGGAACGAGGGAGGATTGAGCAAGGCGGTAGATCTCCTCTTCTCTCAGGCTATCAAACATATCGATCTGACTAAGCATAAGGGAGAGCATCCACGGATGGGGGCCATAGATGTACTTCCCTTCATCCCCATTAGGAACGTGACCATGGAGGAATGTGTGGAATTCTCCAAAAAGATCGGCCAGCAGATCGCTTCCAAATTCGGTATTCCCGTTTATCTCTACGAAAAATCCGCCACCTTACCGGAAAGGGAGAATCTCGCTAACATCAGGAAGGGTCAATTCGAAGGTTTCTTTGAGAAGATTAGACTACCTGAATGGAAACCGGATTTCGGATTCGCTGAGGTACATCCAACGGCAGGAGTGGTTGCGGTGGGGGCAAGGGAGTTCCTAATCGCTTTCAACATCAACCTGGGAACGGATAATATCGAGACTGCTTCGAAGATATCAAAAGCCATAAGGCATTCCAGCGGAGGACTGAGATTCGTCAAGGCAATGGGAGTGATGCTTGAAGAGAGGAAAGTGGCCCAGGTCTCCATTAACCTGACCGATTTCAGGAAGACTTCCATCTTCCGGGTCTTTGAAATGGTCAGGCAGGAGGCATCGCGGTACGGTGTCAATGTCATCGGAAGCGAGATCGTTGGACTCATCCCCAACGATGCCCTTCTCGACGTAGCCGAGTACTACCTGAGGATTGAGAACTTCAGTTACTCGACCGTTCTGGAAAACCGTCTGGCTGAAGTAGAGTAG
- the rimI gene encoding ribosomal protein S18-alanine N-acetyltransferase, with protein sequence MQNSREKTESKIARDFYIDVMKVSDVDEVLEIERATFPTPWSKANFLFELKQNKCAHNFVIRRIGEERIIGFSCTWILFGELKINNIAVRREHRGMGLGRLMMDYILNFGFNRGCDMVTLEVRPSNAIAIEMYQKFGFRVTGRRKGYYTDSGEDALLMTLDLSGWAGNVQSV encoded by the coding sequence ATGCAGAACTCCAGAGAGAAAACAGAATCAAAGATCGCTAGAGATTTTTATATCGATGTCATGAAAGTTTCAGACGTGGATGAGGTCCTTGAGATTGAGAGGGCAACTTTCCCCACGCCATGGTCGAAGGCGAATTTTCTCTTTGAATTGAAACAGAATAAGTGTGCCCACAACTTTGTCATCAGGAGGATCGGAGAAGAAAGAATCATTGGCTTTTCCTGCACATGGATTCTCTTCGGGGAGCTGAAGATCAACAACATTGCCGTCAGGAGGGAGCATCGAGGAATGGGCCTCGGAAGATTAATGATGGATTACATCCTCAACTTCGGGTTCAACAGGGGATGCGATATGGTGACTCTGGAAGTAAGACCTTCGAATGCAATTGCCATCGAAATGTATCAAAAGTTTGGCTTCAGAGTAACTGGCAGAAGGAAGGGTTACTATACAGATAGCGGGGAGGACGCCCTGCTGATGACGCTTGATCTCTCCGGATGGGCCGGAAATGTTCAATCTGTTTAA
- a CDS encoding Asd/ArgC dimerization domain-containing protein, with the protein METTQKKKFNVSLVGAGRLLGKDVKLFLEEREFPIARLKLLDSETYEGAITEYNGEASLITKIEEDSFLYSDIIFLCCGGQEGKQYASFPRKEGSLLIDFSLTHAGREQAPVINCDINLESMRKGKGIVSSPQPISIILSNLLHPLDLAFGMERISVNVFQPVSDFGEEGIEELHQQTIKILSFSKIPKNVFGRQLAFNLIPGSMLSTRQREAAIDTAISQEVSEILGWRDRRLATRIIVAPVFFSHSFSIHLMLKSRPQSSQVNDVLNKIKCMKISTKGRGVTPVEATGERQMYVSESCEDGLSSGGFWLWIVSDHLRSDAALNAVRIAEAFISASSVN; encoded by the coding sequence ATGGAGACTACGCAGAAAAAGAAGTTTAATGTTTCCCTTGTGGGAGCCGGAAGACTTCTTGGAAAGGATGTCAAGCTCTTCCTTGAAGAAAGGGAGTTTCCCATCGCCAGATTGAAGCTCCTCGATTCTGAGACATATGAGGGAGCCATCACGGAATACAACGGGGAGGCGAGCTTGATTACAAAAATCGAGGAAGACTCATTCCTATATTCGGATATCATCTTCCTGTGCTGCGGTGGACAGGAAGGAAAACAGTATGCTTCCTTCCCGAGGAAGGAGGGATCCCTCCTCATCGATTTCTCTCTGACACACGCCGGAAGGGAACAGGCACCAGTCATAAACTGTGATATCAATCTTGAGAGCATGAGGAAAGGTAAGGGGATCGTTTCTTCTCCTCAGCCGATCAGCATCATCCTGAGTAATCTCCTCCATCCTCTCGATCTCGCCTTTGGCATGGAAAGGATCTCCGTAAATGTATTCCAGCCTGTTTCCGATTTCGGTGAAGAGGGGATTGAGGAGCTTCACCAGCAAACGATAAAGATCCTGAGTTTCAGCAAAATCCCGAAGAATGTTTTTGGGAGGCAGCTTGCCTTCAATCTAATCCCGGGCAGCATGCTTTCGACCAGGCAAAGGGAAGCAGCGATTGATACCGCTATTTCCCAGGAGGTTTCCGAGATCCTGGGCTGGCGTGACAGGAGACTGGCGACGAGGATCATCGTCGCCCCGGTCTTCTTCAGCCACTCCTTCTCCATTCATCTCATGCTGAAGAGCAGGCCTCAATCCTCTCAGGTAAACGATGTCCTGAATAAGATAAAATGTATGAAAATCTCTACAAAAGGGCGAGGCGTAACTCCGGTGGAAGCGACGGGAGAGAGGCAAATGTACGTCTCCGAATCCTGTGAGGACGGCCTCTCCTCGGGAGGCTTCTGGCTATGGATCGTATCCGACCATCTGCGGTCGGACGCCGCGCTTAATGCAGTCAGGATAGCAGAGGCTTTCATATCCGCCTCCAGCGTTAACTGA
- a CDS encoding zf-HC2 domain-containing protein has product MFACEDYKFKSSLYAAGELPAFESNEIRKHILECSSCMVDLEVSRWLFNQLDFMDEVDPPDFLVSRIMASIEREDLTPEKNPARSLFKIMAIISGLISFPIISWFLKSIIAFLSYDFRLPLSGRESFIAQIFITFAKSLASIFNDSLLASSFMVSERLPHLFTLLIIVFWIALTSSLFFSSIILFATARVKVIPRSTR; this is encoded by the coding sequence ATGTTCGCCTGTGAGGATTATAAATTCAAGAGTTCTCTTTACGCAGCAGGAGAGCTCCCGGCTTTCGAATCCAATGAAATCAGAAAGCACATACTTGAATGCTCCTCCTGCATGGTTGACCTTGAGGTCTCCAGATGGTTGTTCAACCAACTCGATTTCATGGATGAAGTGGACCCTCCAGACTTCCTCGTCTCTCGGATTATGGCCTCCATAGAAAGAGAGGATCTCACTCCTGAAAAGAACCCTGCCAGATCTCTCTTCAAAATCATGGCTATCATCTCCGGCCTCATCTCTTTCCCCATCATCTCATGGTTCCTCAAATCTATCATTGCTTTTCTGTCCTATGACTTCCGGCTTCCGTTATCGGGACGGGAGAGTTTCATCGCGCAGATCTTCATTACTTTTGCGAAGTCCTTGGCCTCTATTTTCAACGATTCCCTCCTTGCATCGTCCTTCATGGTCTCAGAGCGGCTCCCCCACCTGTTCACCCTTCTGATCATCGTCTTCTGGATCGCCCTGACCTCCTCTCTTTTCTTCTCATCCATAATTCTCTTTGCCACAGCAAGAGTGAAAGTGATTCCGAGAAGTACCAGGTGA
- a CDS encoding diguanylate cyclase, whose translation MITMEQALKIKDELLLILDEDASNREKILERFETIKKEKGTSPYSALLLILTHLPFEENEAKNHWESILKHREMMSEAANRDIGLRVALFDYFINLNKKIENPRIIELSMFERMDRSSITDSLTGLPNLRFFMNSVSSEIRRSKRYNLKCSILLLDLDDFKRINDEHGDLVADIILKEASIIIRNNVRDIDLVCRYGGEEFAVILPETLRVGAYIVAERIRHSIEKHFQARDVCGTLLNLTISGGISLFPEDGLNTDEVIRRGLEALYQAKASGKNKVNAYFQEKRNFIRFDIIGDYFRLDIMNEAEDKEKAWESRWVPETRNISRSGILFKSDRLFQIGEMIEVSLLENDGEELISLHGRVVRVEELGYEEKGKFEIGVAFIMEWEDQEQKLLTIIERFRKFPGQQG comes from the coding sequence ATGATAACGATGGAGCAAGCGCTGAAGATCAAAGATGAACTTCTTCTCATTCTTGATGAAGATGCTTCCAACAGGGAGAAGATCCTGGAGAGATTCGAAACGATAAAAAAGGAGAAAGGAACCTCTCCCTATTCGGCTCTCCTCCTGATCCTGACGCACCTTCCATTCGAGGAGAACGAGGCCAAGAATCACTGGGAGTCCATTCTGAAGCACAGAGAGATGATGTCAGAGGCGGCTAACCGGGATATTGGGCTTAGAGTCGCCCTCTTCGATTACTTCATCAACCTGAACAAGAAGATAGAGAATCCCAGAATAATCGAACTCTCCATGTTCGAAAGGATGGACCGGTCCTCGATTACGGATTCCTTAACAGGACTTCCCAACCTGCGATTCTTCATGAATTCCGTTTCCTCCGAGATAAGGCGCAGCAAGAGATACAACTTGAAATGCTCCATTCTGCTGCTGGACCTGGACGACTTCAAACGGATCAATGATGAGCATGGCGACCTCGTGGCAGACATCATTTTAAAAGAAGCATCCATCATCATCCGGAATAACGTCAGGGATATTGATCTTGTATGCCGGTATGGTGGCGAGGAGTTTGCCGTTATCCTTCCCGAGACGCTTAGAGTGGGAGCATACATCGTGGCAGAGAGAATAAGACATTCCATTGAGAAGCATTTTCAGGCAAGAGATGTCTGCGGCACTCTCTTGAATCTGACCATCAGCGGTGGCATTTCGCTCTTCCCGGAAGATGGTTTGAACACCGATGAAGTAATCCGGAGAGGCTTGGAGGCGCTTTACCAGGCTAAGGCTTCCGGGAAGAACAAGGTGAACGCCTATTTTCAAGAGAAGAGGAATTTCATAAGATTCGACATCATAGGGGACTACTTCAGGCTCGATATCATGAACGAGGCGGAAGATAAGGAAAAGGCCTGGGAATCGAGGTGGGTTCCGGAGACGAGGAATATAAGCAGAAGCGGCATCCTCTTCAAGTCCGACAGGTTGTTCCAGATCGGAGAGATGATCGAGGTCAGTCTCTTGGAGAACGATGGGGAGGAACTTATCTCCCTTCATGGTAGGGTCGTACGGGTGGAAGAGCTCGGCTACGAGGAAAAGGGGAAATTCGAGATTGGCGTCGCCTTTATAATGGAGTGGGAAGATCAGGAGCAGAAGCTCCTTACGATCATCGAAAGATTCCGGAAGTTTCCCGGACAGCAGGGATGA